In Mytilus edulis chromosome 7, xbMytEdul2.2, whole genome shotgun sequence, a single genomic region encodes these proteins:
- the LOC139529845 gene encoding DNA damage-regulated autophagy modulator protein 2-like, which translates to MCLTFYSLFNRSLWLLPVVTVSLVLMTFSTTYGIAVGLNHTQAVFPYVTKTGAAVPERGIFTIGITIAAILFCMNVEIRYEYVRLNFSQMSLTPAEKARWMTTNTMTLYLSHISVFGLFMLASFQIDTMNVPHHLGAFLTFVFGPVCCWLHSAITWKTYKEERKTEFLITFLCQIAMSFVSTSLLIIFSGSFGSYKHQRLLQESSKTDTLRDVFLTSTISEWLLAISIILFLLTFIPGFKKMEFDGIVTKWKAPGSEKSVLCGRILGCCSNV; encoded by the exons ATGTGCCTGACGTTTTACAGTTTATTCAATCGATCACTATGGTTACTACCTGTTGTTACTGTCAGCCTCGTTTTGATGACTTTCAGTACTAC ATATGGTATAGCTGTCGGTCTCAATCATACACAAGCAGTATTTCCTTACGTAAC aaaaACGGGTGCAGCTGTACCCGAGAGAGGAATATTTACAATAGGTATAACCATAGCCGCCATCTTGT TTTGCATGAATGTAGAGATTAGATACGAGTATGTTAGATTGAATTTTAGCCAGATGTCCTTGACCCCTGCAGAAAAAGCAAGATGGATGACGACTAATACCATGACATTGTATCTAAGTCACATTTCTGTCTTTGGACTCTTTATGTTAGCTAGTTTTCAG ATTGATACAATGAATGTCCCTCATCATCTTGGTGCCTTCCTGACGTTTGTATTCGGCCCTGTTTGTTGTTGGTTACATTCAGCTATAACATGGAAAACCTATAAAGAAGAGAGGAAAACGGAGTTTCTCATCACCTTTCTATGTCAGATAGCAATGAGTTTTGTATCGACATCTTTGTTAATTATTT TTTCTGGTTCATTTGGTTCATATAAACACCAACGATTATTACAGGAGAGTTCTAAAACG GACACATTGCGAGATGTATTTTTGACGTCAACAATATCAGAATGGTTATTAGCTATTTCAATAATATTGTTTTTACTGACATTCATACCTGGATTTAAAAAGATGGAATTTGATGGAATTGTAACAAAATGGAAAGCTCCGGGCAGTGAAAAATCT GTGTTATGCGGAAGAATACTAGGTTGTTGTAGTAATGTGTGA
- the LOC139482759 gene encoding alpha-(1,3)-fucosyltransferase 7-like, protein MVVLLNLMRVPYLAGVRRGRLWKSIFQIRYLLCVLFIFWIVCSIAEVLFGRQNFQQINSKTTNKNNNYLLLWYAPPSWAPDMKLLNGLKDCVFKNCNISLDKNLIERSDVLLFHHSEMLNETPIRNENQIWIFMTLESPVHIYGPHTEQQWDNAFNWTWSYRQDSEIFTPYAKLSKRILPKEKNYRKIFQQKSKDVAWLVSNCYTHSERSGYVRKMQKYINVDIFGDCGEPCEVLGDDCVKDISNTYKFYLSFENSICEDYITEKAFKLYKGDYDIVPVIRGAPNIKDILPKGTFISASDFKSPKTLALYLWNIGQNETKYSNYIKAKDRYITTSYNDWIEDGTCLLCETLNRQHEIYGTVNLSQWILTKKCFSPTDF, encoded by the exons ATGGTAGTTTTGCTAAATTTGATGCGAGTGCCTTATCTTGCTGGTGTTAGAAGAG GTCGCCTTTGGaaaagtatttttcaaataaGATACCTTCTCTGTGTCTTGTTTATATTTTGGATTGTATGTTCAATTGCAGAGGTCCTTTTTGGTAGACAGAATTTTCAACAAATCAATTCGAAGACCACAAATAAGAACAATAATTATTTATTACTGTGGTACGCCCCACCATCTTGGGCTCCTGATATGAAACTCCTGAATGGATTAAAAGATTGCGTGttcaaaaattgtaatatatCCCTCGACAAGAATTTGATTGAAAGAAGCgatgttttgttatttcatcACTCTGAAATGTTAAATGAGACACCAATTAGAAACGAAAATCAGATTTGGATATTCATGACGTTAGAATCTCCAGTACATATCTATGGACCCCACACAGAACAACAGTGGGATAATGCATTCAACTGGACATGGAGTTATCGACAAGATTCGGAAATATTTACACCCTATGCAAAATTGTCTAAAAGGATATTAccgaaagaaaaaaattacaggaaAATATTTCAACAGAAATCAAAGGATGTTGCTTGGTTGGTTAGTAATTGTTATACACATTCAGAAAGAAGTGGATACGTTCGGAAGATGCAGAAATATATCAATGTAGATATATTTGGAGATTGTGGTGAACCATGCGAGGTTTTAGGCGACGACTGCGTTAAAGATATAAGTAACACATATAAATTCTACCTTTCATTTGAAAATTCTATTTGTGAAGATTATATAACGGAAAAGGCATTCAAATTATATAAAGGGGATTATGATATCGTCCCTGTGATAAGGGGAGCCCCTAATATTAAGGATATTTTACCAAAGGGTACGTTTATATCTGCCTCAGATTTCAAGTCTCCGAAAACATTGGCCCTTTATCTCTGGAACATAGGTCAAAATGAAACTAAgtattcaaattatataaaagCAAAAGACAGGTATATAACCACTTCGTACAACGACTGGATAGAAGATGGAACATGTCTATTGTGTGAAACGTTGAATAGGCAACACGAAATATATGGGACAGTCAATTTATCACAATGGATATTGACCAAAAAATGCTTCAGTCCTActgatttttaa